From the Acetobacter aceti genome, one window contains:
- a CDS encoding nitroreductase family protein yields MEENTLDELLQVASTAPSVGLSEPWRFMWVDSPARRETV; encoded by the coding sequence GTGGAAGAGAACACGCTCGACGAGTTGCTGCAGGTCGCAAGCACGGCGCCTTCGGTTGGCCTCAGTGAGCCATGGCGTTTCATGTGGGTAGACAGCCCTGCCCGACGTGAGACAGTGTGA
- a CDS encoding FAD-binding oxidoreductase: protein MSDTLSAPMTGVETVLSALRETMGTQISTVPSVREEHSHGEALDVSCLPAAVVFAESTDDVSRVLSLCHEHRVPVVAFGAGTSIEGHVTPPADGISLDLSRMTEIVQFNPEDLDCRVQAGLTRQELNTRIRDSGLFFPVDPGGEATLGGMCATRASGTAAVKYGTMKENVLGMTVVLATGEVIRTGGQVRKSSTGYDLTSLFIGSEGTLGIITEIQLRLYGLPESIAAAICQFSTVDEAITTAVEMIQYGLPVARVEFLDEVQMAASIAFSHLDELKPLPTLFFEFSGGPASVREQVEATESIARDNGGLGFAWADTPEERTRLWKARHDAFWAARAIDHSALVISTDCIVPISRLAELIDGAREDIAASGLRAAMLGHVGDGNFHTLILTENSAEGRARLLELDRKIVGRALALGGSCSGEHGVGIGKLEFLEPEHGVGALSVMRALKQTMDPRGILNPGKLLPPGEAYRG, encoded by the coding sequence CGGCGAGGCTCTGGATGTCTCCTGCCTGCCAGCCGCCGTTGTCTTCGCGGAAAGCACGGACGATGTCTCCCGCGTGCTGTCGCTGTGTCATGAACATCGGGTGCCGGTCGTAGCATTCGGCGCAGGCACGTCGATTGAAGGCCATGTCACGCCACCCGCAGACGGCATCAGCCTCGATCTGTCCCGCATGACGGAGATCGTGCAGTTCAATCCGGAGGACCTCGACTGCCGTGTGCAGGCCGGTCTGACGCGACAGGAACTCAACACCCGCATCCGCGATTCCGGTCTGTTCTTTCCTGTCGATCCCGGTGGCGAGGCCACGCTCGGCGGCATGTGCGCCACCCGCGCTTCCGGCACGGCGGCGGTTAAATATGGCACGATGAAGGAAAACGTGCTCGGCATGACCGTGGTGCTGGCGACCGGCGAAGTGATCCGCACGGGTGGGCAGGTCCGTAAATCCTCGACAGGCTATGACCTGACGTCGCTGTTTATTGGCTCGGAAGGCACGCTGGGCATCATCACCGAGATCCAGTTGCGTCTTTACGGACTGCCGGAAAGCATCGCCGCCGCAATCTGCCAGTTCAGCACCGTGGACGAGGCGATCACCACCGCCGTCGAGATGATCCAGTATGGCCTGCCCGTCGCCCGTGTGGAGTTTCTGGACGAGGTGCAGATGGCGGCCAGCATCGCTTTCTCACACCTCGACGAACTGAAACCCCTGCCGACACTGTTCTTCGAGTTTTCCGGCGGCCCCGCGTCCGTGCGTGAACAGGTCGAGGCGACAGAAAGCATTGCCCGCGACAATGGCGGTCTAGGCTTTGCGTGGGCAGACACACCTGAAGAACGCACCCGTCTGTGGAAAGCCCGTCACGACGCCTTCTGGGCAGCCCGCGCCATCGACCACTCGGCGCTCGTCATCTCCACGGACTGCATCGTGCCGATTTCCCGTCTCGCCGAACTGATCGATGGCGCACGCGAGGATATTGCCGCCTCCGGCCTGCGTGCCGCCATGCTGGGCCATGTGGGCGACGGCAATTTTCACACGCTGATTCTCACGGAGAACTCCGCTGAAGGCCGTGCGAGGCTGCTTGAACTGGATCGCAAAATTGTGGGCCGCGCTCTGGCTCTGGGCGGCTCATGCAGCGGTGAACATGGCGTCGGAATTGGCAAGCTGGAATTCCTTGAGCCTGAACACGGTGTCGGGGCGCTCAGTGTGATGCGCGCCCTGAAGCAGACGATGGACCCGCGCGGTATCCTTAACCCCGGCAAACTCCTGCCCCCCGGCGAAGCCTATAGAGGATGA
- the lepA gene encoding translation elongation factor 4: MTDTPLSLIRNFSIIAHIDHGKSTLADRMIQACGALTAREMTNQVLDNMELERERGITIKAQTVRLTYPAKDGKTYILNLMDTPGHVDFAYEVSRSLAACEGSLLVVDASQGVEAQTLANVYQAIDANHEIVPVLNKIDLPAAEPERVKAQIEEVIGIDAEDAVEISAKTGINIEGVLEAVVTRLPPPTGEADVPLKAMLVDSWYDAYLGVIILVRIKEGRLKKGMRIRMMSSGVTHLVDQVGVFAPRMVPVDDLGPGEMGYINAAIKTVADCNVGDTITDDRRPADKPLEGFKPSIPVVWCGLFPVNADDFDKLRDSLAKLRLNDASFHYEAETSAALGFGFRCGFLGLLHLEIIQERLSREFDLDLIATAPSVVYHLKMNDGTEEDLHNPADMPDPMKIEYIEEPWIKATIMVPDEYLGAVLTLCTERRGVQVDLTYVGNRAMAIYRLPLNEVVFDFYDRLKSLTRGYASFDYQMDGYEESDLVRISILVNQEPVDALSFIAHRAAAESRGRAICARLKDLIPRQLFKIAIQAAIGARVIARETIGALSKDVTAKCYGGDISRKRKLLEKQKEGKKRMRQFGKVEIPQSAFLAALKMDR; encoded by the coding sequence ATGACCGACACGCCTCTTTCCCTGATCCGTAACTTCTCAATCATCGCCCATATCGACCACGGCAAATCCACCCTTGCCGACCGGATGATTCAGGCATGCGGCGCGCTGACCGCCCGCGAGATGACCAATCAGGTGCTCGACAACATGGAACTGGAGCGCGAGCGCGGCATCACCATCAAGGCGCAGACCGTGCGCCTGACCTACCCGGCCAAGGACGGCAAGACCTACATCCTGAACCTGATGGACACGCCGGGCCACGTTGATTTCGCCTACGAGGTCAGCCGTTCGCTCGCCGCCTGCGAGGGCTCGTTGCTGGTCGTGGACGCCTCGCAGGGTGTGGAGGCGCAGACGCTGGCCAACGTGTATCAGGCCATCGACGCCAATCACGAAATCGTGCCCGTCCTCAACAAGATCGATCTTCCTGCCGCCGAGCCGGAGCGGGTGAAGGCTCAGATCGAGGAAGTCATCGGCATCGACGCCGAGGACGCCGTGGAGATTTCGGCCAAGACCGGCATCAATATTGAAGGTGTGCTGGAGGCTGTGGTCACGCGCCTGCCGCCGCCAACGGGTGAGGCGGATGTGCCTCTCAAGGCGATGCTGGTGGATAGCTGGTATGACGCCTACCTCGGCGTCATTATCCTTGTCCGCATCAAGGAAGGTCGCCTGAAAAAAGGTATGCGTATCCGGATGATGTCGAGCGGTGTGACTCATCTGGTGGATCAGGTCGGTGTGTTCGCGCCGCGTATGGTGCCGGTGGATGACCTCGGGCCAGGCGAGATGGGCTACATCAATGCCGCCATCAAGACCGTCGCCGACTGTAACGTGGGTGACACCATCACCGATGACCGTCGTCCGGCGGACAAGCCGCTGGAAGGGTTCAAGCCGTCCATTCCAGTGGTCTGGTGTGGTCTGTTCCCGGTCAACGCGGACGATTTCGACAAGCTGCGTGACAGCCTCGCCAAGCTGCGTCTGAATGATGCTTCGTTCCACTATGAGGCGGAGACATCCGCCGCGCTTGGTTTCGGCTTCCGGTGTGGCTTCCTTGGTCTGCTGCATCTCGAGATCATTCAGGAGCGTCTGTCCCGTGAGTTCGATCTCGATCTGATCGCGACCGCGCCGTCCGTTGTCTATCACCTGAAGATGAATGACGGCACGGAAGAGGATCTGCATAATCCCGCCGACATGCCCGATCCGATGAAGATCGAGTATATCGAGGAGCCGTGGATCAAGGCGACGATCATGGTGCCGGACGAGTATCTTGGCGCCGTGCTGACGCTGTGCACCGAACGGCGCGGTGTGCAGGTTGACCTGACCTATGTCGGCAATCGTGCCATGGCGATCTATCGCCTGCCTCTCAACGAAGTGGTGTTCGATTTCTATGATCGACTCAAGTCGCTGACACGTGGTTACGCCAGTTTCGACTACCAGATGGATGGGTACGAGGAGAGCGACCTCGTAAGGATCTCGATTCTCGTCAATCAGGAGCCGGTGGATGCGCTGTCCTTCATCGCGCATCGTGCGGCCGCCGAAAGTCGTGGTCGCGCCATCTGTGCCCGCCTGAAAGACCTGATCCCCCGTCAGCTCTTCAAGATCGCCATTCAGGCCGCCATTGGTGCGCGTGTGATTGCGCGTGAGACCATTGGTGCTCTGTCCAAGGACGTGACGGCGAAGTGCTATGGCGGTGATATCTCACGTAAGCGCAAGCTGCTGGAGAAGCAGAAAGAGGGAAAGAAGCGGATGCGGCAGTTCGGCAAGGTCGAAATTCCGCAGAGTGCGTTCCTTGCTGCGCTGAAAATGGATCGATGA
- a CDS encoding lipopolysaccharide biosynthesis protein encodes MTSKISAPSGVGKAATSGFLWLVVQSLASRGIGFFSQLILARLLLPEDFGAIGLALTVTSIANSLIGFGIDEVLLQRQKTMTLWEPLAFWMCVGVSLIGMVGMIAVAPFAAHWYHSPSLVGLIIAIAISTPLRALGTVSAVKIRAEMDFRFLAGCNTFEIVTLQLLTIILAALGVGAYAFAIPYSVVAILRTAWLWKRAAPFTRGRYRKIQARYLLGNSTLILLSRTCVEFINQGDYIVLGLIASKMMVGYYFFAFRFAAQPVRMLAGNVSNVVFPALVQFRNEPARQTDAVIRACRLLGYLVMPFCFLQAGLAKPGLHLLFGERWMPAVPYVIILSIGLPFDALSWITGSLLSARREFRRSCRYQFIALPLFYIMVGIGGYWDGVMGVALAVAAYYFTWPPITSYLILIGSGTSFLTVAEFYFLPMFFACIAIGLGMGFAQISLFHGNDFAECMVIGLVTCIIYPALLAVFRPDMFKEIVNRFGGKLRKRRQAANAGV; translated from the coding sequence ATGACATCGAAGATATCTGCCCCATCCGGAGTGGGGAAAGCCGCAACAAGTGGTTTTCTCTGGCTTGTCGTTCAAAGTCTTGCGTCGCGAGGCATCGGTTTCTTCTCCCAGCTCATTCTCGCCCGTCTGCTCCTGCCGGAAGATTTCGGGGCGATCGGTCTTGCGTTGACGGTCACCAGCATCGCTAATTCCCTGATCGGTTTCGGGATCGACGAGGTGCTGCTCCAGCGCCAGAAAACCATGACGCTCTGGGAGCCGCTGGCGTTCTGGATGTGTGTGGGCGTGAGTCTGATCGGTATGGTCGGCATGATTGCGGTGGCGCCTTTCGCGGCGCATTGGTACCATTCACCAAGCCTCGTCGGCCTTATTATCGCTATTGCGATCTCCACACCGCTGAGGGCATTGGGCACGGTGTCAGCCGTAAAGATCAGGGCGGAAATGGACTTCCGTTTTCTGGCTGGCTGCAACACCTTCGAAATTGTAACGCTCCAGCTTCTGACGATCATTCTCGCGGCACTGGGCGTGGGAGCCTATGCTTTTGCCATCCCTTATTCTGTCGTCGCCATTCTTCGTACAGCGTGGCTCTGGAAACGGGCCGCACCTTTCACCAGGGGGCGTTACAGAAAAATTCAGGCCCGCTATCTGCTGGGTAACAGCACGCTGATCCTGCTGAGCCGGACCTGCGTCGAGTTCATCAATCAGGGGGATTACATCGTCCTCGGCCTGATAGCGTCCAAGATGATGGTTGGATACTATTTCTTCGCTTTCCGCTTTGCGGCACAGCCCGTGCGTATGCTGGCGGGGAATGTAAGCAATGTTGTTTTTCCAGCGCTTGTGCAGTTCCGTAATGAACCGGCGCGCCAGACCGATGCCGTTATCCGCGCGTGCCGCCTGCTGGGTTATCTCGTCATGCCGTTCTGTTTCCTGCAGGCCGGTCTGGCCAAGCCGGGTCTTCACCTGCTGTTTGGTGAGCGCTGGATGCCCGCGGTGCCTTATGTCATCATTCTGAGTATTGGGTTGCCATTCGATGCGCTCAGCTGGATCACGGGCTCGCTTCTGAGCGCCCGGCGCGAGTTCAGGCGTTCATGTCGCTACCAGTTTATCGCTTTGCCGCTGTTTTATATCATGGTGGGTATTGGCGGATATTGGGATGGCGTCATGGGCGTGGCCCTTGCCGTGGCCGCTTATTATTTTACCTGGCCTCCCATCACCTCCTACCTGATCCTGATCGGGTCCGGCACATCGTTCCTGACGGTGGCCGAATTCTATTTCCTTCCCATGTTCTTTGCCTGCATCGCTATCGGGCTTGGTATGGGCTTCGCACAGATCAGCCTGTTTCACGGCAACGATTTTGCCGAATGCATGGTCATCGGCCTTGTGACCTGCATCATCTACCCAGCGCTTCTGGCCGTATTCCGGCCTGACATGTTCAAGGAAATCGTGAATCGGTTCGGAGGAAAGCTCAGGAAACGGCGTCAGGCGGCCAACGCTGGCGTCTGA